A genomic segment from Chanos chanos chromosome 2, fChaCha1.1, whole genome shotgun sequence encodes:
- the nfat5a gene encoding nuclear factor of activated T-cells 5a isoform X2 codes for MLSATSAPEQASRLHSCPPVEGVSDRLSVESGPSVAIGVAAGIGDGIGGVGASQQVTPSKRRTVLNISPPPEDLLDDSHMSCQDDFQPNLDSEQSGSMWMDDSVSNFSMASNSSYNDNTEVPRKSRKRTPRQRPGPKPVTREEASMDVFDADSAKAPHFVLSQLGSDSKTNPKGSSLEVSSNQRGGILSAQYPQKSDGKELKILVQPETQHRARYLTEGSRGSVKDRTQQGFPTVKLEGVNEPVVLQVFVANDAGRVKPHGFYQACRVTGRNTTACKEVDIEGTTVIEVNLEPSNGMTLAVDCVGILKLRNADVEARIGVAGSKKKSTRARLAFRVNIPRPDGSVLTLQTTSSPILCTQPAGLPEILKKSLHSCPVTGGEEVFIIGKNFLKGTKVIFQENVSDESSWQAEAEIDMELFHQNHLVVKVPPYHDLTVTSPVSVGISVVTNAGKTHDLQPFTYTPQPEKVDVPVKSEVPATTKPCTYEEQMKAMQTGTTCLNSTLMAPLMSMVKREEVTPMEVSSNPTAQTVFKSTEVLGSAPQILEISTVLPNTSNKSYPSPVPLQTGDTQQPQAQIFSTPEPLTTIQKQDITPTTSFQVSLSEDTTVLQPVPPQVPQQFLRETPETLSPEENSADGSGMLVVGIPQMVDSRPPPSQQPQVQSLIPQDGVAQLERAVRELQAQQQLNSVLYSPTPSAESLQQHVQENMNSLCLGGNENTLTNQQQQQQQQSILENLQQQHQKALEDLKHQQTVLENLQQHQKVLENLQQQQQQQVLENLQQPPHQKVLENLQQQQQQHQQVLENLQQQNTLVNLQHQKVLDNLQQQQQHQNNLENLQQQQEHQKVLENLQQQLQSELLPPQVPMQCAPSFPRGPQTEMTEQQGTAQVVMQGQGSLSQSSEGFLQSTSQQQQQQQATLFQQAGGLLTIQTPSFLQQPPSHPSPPQQLFQNRNPLTETQDPQSGLFGASKTTQVQAALFPNTMTMLTSSSLPSEQQATSATLFISQSVLPSQLSADNNPNQQQQQPITFLTPMPTSASDSPTVSLFQGQVQLATPMEQQQSTPMEQQQSPQQQQQPTAQQASLFQTMTSLPQSQSQPQPQTGILFCASPINPQDLPQSLIFSGQSQGPIGSENLPQNIFQDQQPMQVVPSSGSVPPNSSPNQQSGSPAQASQSPQILFSQTAVVTVTQQDPTEPMSFQDQSSVVGDSATNMPSSQPGLFQDQQPMQVVPSPSNVASVSSDQPSVNIFLPQSAMSALQGGVGAQELPQAATAAAIFTGQSGVAVRGPQNNTTSSNQQPPDQIFQAAMGGTLSQPGQPGQTSLFLFEIPNAECGQLINTSGPTLSDQLVTIGHAGPSQTQNQLQSSAQIQTLLDQSNNMNNTQNMVKIDELLESLQEQGKNLSGDF; via the exons ATGCTCTCTGCTACCTCAGCCCCAGAGCAGGCCTCCAGGCTACACAGCTGTCCCCCAGTGGAGGGTGTGTCCGACAGGCTCAGCGTAGAGTCCGGGCCGAGTGTAGCCATCGGGGTGGCCGCAGGGATTGGCGACGGTATCGGAGGAGTAGGGGCATCCCAACAGGTGACGCCCTCCAAGCGCCGAACTGTTTTGAACATCTCTCCCCCACCTGAGGACCTGCTGGATGACAGTCACATGTCCTGTCAGGATGACTTCCAGCCGAACCTGGATTCGGAGCAGAGTGGCAGTATGTGGATGGATGATTCCGTCTCGAACTTCAGCATGGCAAGCAACAGCTCCTACAACGACAACACTGAAGTGCCCCGAAAGTCCCGCAAGCGCACACCCCGCCAGCGACCGGGCCCAAAGCCGGTGACGAGGGAAGAGGCCAGCATGGATGTGTTTGATGCTGATAGCGCTAAAGCTCCACATTTTGTCCTTTCACAACTGGGCTCTGATTCTAAGACGAATCCTAAAGGGAG TTCTCTGGAGGTGTCTAGCAATCAGAGAGGAGGCATTCTGTCTGCACAGTACCCACAGAAAAGCGATGGCAAGGAACTGAAAATACTGGTTCAGCCAGAGACTCAGCACAGAGCACGATACCTCACAGAGGGAAGCAGAGGATCTGTCAAAGATCGCACGCAGCAAGGCTTCCCCACTGTGAAG TTGGAGGGTGTGAATGAACCAGTGGTGCTGCAGGTGTTTGTTGCAAATGATGCTGGGCGTGTGAAGCCTCATGGATTTTACCAAGCCTGCAGGGTGACGGGACGTAACACAACTGCCTGTAAGGAGGTGGACATAGAAGGCACCACAGTCATTGAAGTGAATCTCGAACCAAGCAATGGGATGACCCTGGC GGTGGATTGCGTGGGGATTCTGAAGCTGAGGAATGCGGACGTGGAGGCTCGTATAGGAGTCGCTGGTTCTAAAAAGAAGAGCACTCGTGCCCGTCTGGCATTCAGGGTGAACATTCCTCGGCCAGACGGTTCCGTCCTCACCCTACAGACCACCTCCTCACCCATCCTCTGTA CCCAGCCTGCAGGATTACCTGAGATTCTAAAGAAGAGTCTGCATAGTTGTCCAGTGACTGGAGGGGAAGAGGTCTTCATCATTGGGAAGAACTTTCTGAAGGGAACCAAAGTCATCTTTCAGGAGAATGTCTCAG aTGAGAGCTCCTGGCAGGCTGAGGCAGAGATTGATATGGAGCTGTTTCATCAG AACCATTTAGTGGTGAAGGTCCCTCCATACCATGACCTGACGGTAACCTCCCCTGTATCCGTTGGCATTTCTGTGGTTACAAATGCCGGAAAAACACATGACCTGCAACCTTTTACATACACTCCTCAACCAG AGAAAGTTGATGTGCCTGTGAAGTCAGAGGTGCCAGCCACAACTAAGCCTTGTACATATGAAGAACAGATGAAAG CAATGCAGACTGGGACAACTTGTCTGAACAGTACCTTGATGGCCCCATTGATGTCCATGGTCAAACGCGAAGAGGTCACTCCTATGGAAGTTTCTAGTAATCCTACAGCACAAACAGTTTTTAAG TCCACAGAGGTTCTAGGTTCAGCTCCGCAGATCTTGGAGATTAGTACCGTCCTACCCAACACAAGCAACAAATCTTATCCTAGCCCTGTGCCTCTGCAAACAGGGGACACACAACAGCCCCAGGCACAAATTTTTAGCACCCCAGAGCCACTGACCACCATTCAGAAGCAGGACATTACCCCCACAACATCCTTCCAAGTGTCCTTGTCAGAAGACACCACTGTTCTTCAGCCTGTGCCTCCACAGGTCCCTCAGCAGTTCCTGCGGGAGACCCCTGAGACTCTTTCCCCTGAAGAGAACAGTGCTGATGGCAGTGGGATGTTAGTTGTAGGGATTCCCCAAATGGTTGATTCAAGGCCTCCTCCATCCCAACAACCCCAAGTCCAGTCTCTCATACCCCAAGACGGGGTGGCTCAACTGGAAAGGGCTGTGCGTGAGCTCCAGGCTCAGCAGCAACTGAATTCTGTACTATATAGTCCTACACCCTCTGCAGAGAGTCTGCAGCAACACGTCCAGGAAAACATGAACAGCCTTTGTTTGGGTGGCAATGAAAACACCCTGACCaaccaacagcaacagcagcaacaacagagTATTTTAGAGAATCTGCAGCAGCAACATCAGAAAGCACTTGAAGATCTTAAGCATCAACAAACGGTCCTGGAGAATCTACAGCAACATCAAAAGGTTTTGGAGAATttgcaacagcaacaacagcaacaagttCTTGAGAACTTGCAACAGCCGCCACATCAGAAGGTTTTGGAGAatctacaacaacaacagcaacagcatcaGCAAGTTCTTGAGAACCTTCAGCAACAAAACACTCTGGTAAACCTACAGCATCAGAAAGTTTTAGATAATcttcaacagcagcagcagcaccagaATAACTTGGAGAACCTCCAGCAACAACAAGAACATCAGAAAGTCCTAGAGAACCTGCAGCAACAGTTACAATCAGAGCTGCTTCCACCGCAAGTCCCTATGCAGTGTGCTCCAAGCTTTCCAAGAGGACCTCAGACAGAGATGACAGAGCAGCAGGGAACGGCACAAGTGGTAATGCAGGGCCAGGGCAGTCTGTCGCAGTCGTCTGAAGGCTTTCTCCAGAGTACATcccagcagcagcaacagcaacaagcaACACTTTTCCAACAAGCGGGAGGACTCTTGACCATCCAGACCCCCAGTTTCCTTCAGCAACCACCATCTCACCCCTCTCCTCCACAGCAGCTGTTCCAAAACCGTAACCCTTTGACAGAAACACAAGACCCTCAGAGTGGTCTCTTTGGTGCCTCAAAGACTACCCAGGTCCAAGCGGCCCTGTTCCCAAACACTATGACAATGTTGACAAGCTCTAGTCTCCCTTCTGAGCAGCAGGCTACATCCGCCACTCTGTTTATCTCCCAAAGCGTGCTGCCTAGCCAGTTATCAGCGGACAACAATCCAaatcaacaacagcagcaaccgATAACTTTCCTTACCCCCATGCCAACGTCAGCGTCCGATTCTCCAACAGTGTCACTTTTTCAGGGACAGGTGCAGTTGGCCACACCTATGGAACAGCAGCAGAGTACCCCCATGGAGCAACAGCAGTCtccacagcaacagcaacaaccaaCAGCCCAGCAAGCCTCCCTGTTCCAGACTATGACATCACTCCCCCAGAGTCAGTCCCAGCCACAGCCCCAGACTGGCATACTGTTCTGTGCAAGTCCCATTAACCCTCAAGATTTGCCGCAGTCTCTGATCTTTAGTGGTCAGAGCCAGGGTCCTATTGGCAGTGAAAACCTACCGCAGAACATCTTTCAGGACCAGCAGCCCATGCAGGTAGTTCCAAGCTCAGGCAGTGTTCCTCCTAACAGTTCCCCAAACCAACAGTCAGGCTCGCCTGCCCAGGCATCACAGAGCCCCCAGATTCTTTTTTCCCAAACCGCTGTTGTGACCGTGACCCAGCAGGATCCCACAGAGCCCATGTCCTTCCAGGACCAGAGCTCTGTCGTTGGCGATTCTGCAACCAACATGCCCTCCTCTCAACCGGGACTCTTCCAAGACCAGCAACCTATGCAGGTCGTCCCGAGCCCCAGCAACGTTGCCTCCGTCTCCTCGGACCAACCCTCTGTAAACATCTTCTTGCCCCAGTCAGCCATGTCGGCCCTCCAGGGAGGTGTTGGTGCTCAGGAGTTACCTCAGGCTGCTACGGCAGCAGCTATCTTTACTGGGCAGAGCGGGGTGGCTGTCAGAGGGCCTCAGAACAACACAACCTCTTCCAATCAGCAACCTCCGGACCAGATATTTCAGGCAGCTATGGGTGGGACCCTTAGCCAGCCTGGACAGCCAGGGCAAACAAGCCTGTTCTTGTTTGAAATACCCAATG CAGAATGTGGGCAGCTGATAAATACTTCTGGTCCTACATTGTCCGATCAGCTCGTCACCATTGGACACGCTGGCCCCAGTCAAACCCAGAATCAGCTTCAGAGCAGCGCACAGATCCAGACCCTACTGGACCAGTCCAACAATATGAACAACACCCAGAACATGGTAAAGATTGACGAGCTCTTGGAGAGCCTTCAGGAACAGGGGAAAAACCTTTCGGGAGATTTTTAG
- the nfat5a gene encoding nuclear factor of activated T-cells 5a isoform X1 produces MPSDFISLLSADIDLNSPKSLYSKESVYDLLPKELQLPPSTQQDKQSTMSQKSGGEAGPPPSAALASDAASSCVASASHGGHSSALPASSCPSMLSATSAPEQASRLHSCPPVEGVSDRLSVESGPSVAIGVAAGIGDGIGGVGASQQVTPSKRRTVLNISPPPEDLLDDSHMSCQDDFQPNLDSEQSGSMWMDDSVSNFSMASNSSYNDNTEVPRKSRKRTPRQRPGPKPVTREEASMDVFDADSAKAPHFVLSQLGSDSKTNPKGSSLEVSSNQRGGILSAQYPQKSDGKELKILVQPETQHRARYLTEGSRGSVKDRTQQGFPTVKLEGVNEPVVLQVFVANDAGRVKPHGFYQACRVTGRNTTACKEVDIEGTTVIEVNLEPSNGMTLAVDCVGILKLRNADVEARIGVAGSKKKSTRARLAFRVNIPRPDGSVLTLQTTSSPILCTQPAGLPEILKKSLHSCPVTGGEEVFIIGKNFLKGTKVIFQENVSDESSWQAEAEIDMELFHQNHLVVKVPPYHDLTVTSPVSVGISVVTNAGKTHDLQPFTYTPQPEKVDVPVKSEVPATTKPCTYEEQMKAMQTGTTCLNSTLMAPLMSMVKREEVTPMEVSSNPTAQTVFKSTEVLGSAPQILEISTVLPNTSNKSYPSPVPLQTGDTQQPQAQIFSTPEPLTTIQKQDITPTTSFQVSLSEDTTVLQPVPPQVPQQFLRETPETLSPEENSADGSGMLVVGIPQMVDSRPPPSQQPQVQSLIPQDGVAQLERAVRELQAQQQLNSVLYSPTPSAESLQQHVQENMNSLCLGGNENTLTNQQQQQQQQSILENLQQQHQKALEDLKHQQTVLENLQQHQKVLENLQQQQQQQVLENLQQPPHQKVLENLQQQQQQHQQVLENLQQQNTLVNLQHQKVLDNLQQQQQHQNNLENLQQQQEHQKVLENLQQQLQSELLPPQVPMQCAPSFPRGPQTEMTEQQGTAQVVMQGQGSLSQSSEGFLQSTSQQQQQQQATLFQQAGGLLTIQTPSFLQQPPSHPSPPQQLFQNRNPLTETQDPQSGLFGASKTTQVQAALFPNTMTMLTSSSLPSEQQATSATLFISQSVLPSQLSADNNPNQQQQQPITFLTPMPTSASDSPTVSLFQGQVQLATPMEQQQSTPMEQQQSPQQQQQPTAQQASLFQTMTSLPQSQSQPQPQTGILFCASPINPQDLPQSLIFSGQSQGPIGSENLPQNIFQDQQPMQVVPSSGSVPPNSSPNQQSGSPAQASQSPQILFSQTAVVTVTQQDPTEPMSFQDQSSVVGDSATNMPSSQPGLFQDQQPMQVVPSPSNVASVSSDQPSVNIFLPQSAMSALQGGVGAQELPQAATAAAIFTGQSGVAVRGPQNNTTSSNQQPPDQIFQAAMGGTLSQPGQPGQTSLFLFEIPNAECGQLINTSGPTLSDQLVTIGHAGPSQTQNQLQSSAQIQTLLDQSNNMNNTQNMVKIDELLESLQEQGKNLSGDF; encoded by the exons ATGCCCTCTGATTTTATATCTCTTCTAAGTGCGGATATCGACCTCAATTCCCCCAAATCACTGTATTCTAAAG agtcagtgtatgACCTGCTCCCTAAGGAGCTGCAGctccccccctccacacagCAGGATAAGCAGTCCACTATGAGCCAGAAGAGCGGTGGAGAGGCTGGCCCGCCCCCCTCTGCAGCCCTGGCCTCAG ATGCCGCCTCCTCCTGTGTCGCCTCCGCCTCCCATGGAGGCCACAGCAGTGCACTTCCTGCCTCTTCCTGTCCCAGCATGCTCTCTGCTACCTCAGCCCCAGAGCAGGCCTCCAGGCTACACAGCTGTCCCCCAGTGGAGGGTGTGTCCGACAGGCTCAGCGTAGAGTCCGGGCCGAGTGTAGCCATCGGGGTGGCCGCAGGGATTGGCGACGGTATCGGAGGAGTAGGGGCATCCCAACAGGTGACGCCCTCCAAGCGCCGAACTGTTTTGAACATCTCTCCCCCACCTGAGGACCTGCTGGATGACAGTCACATGTCCTGTCAGGATGACTTCCAGCCGAACCTGGATTCGGAGCAGAGTGGCAGTATGTGGATGGATGATTCCGTCTCGAACTTCAGCATGGCAAGCAACAGCTCCTACAACGACAACACTGAAGTGCCCCGAAAGTCCCGCAAGCGCACACCCCGCCAGCGACCGGGCCCAAAGCCGGTGACGAGGGAAGAGGCCAGCATGGATGTGTTTGATGCTGATAGCGCTAAAGCTCCACATTTTGTCCTTTCACAACTGGGCTCTGATTCTAAGACGAATCCTAAAGGGAG TTCTCTGGAGGTGTCTAGCAATCAGAGAGGAGGCATTCTGTCTGCACAGTACCCACAGAAAAGCGATGGCAAGGAACTGAAAATACTGGTTCAGCCAGAGACTCAGCACAGAGCACGATACCTCACAGAGGGAAGCAGAGGATCTGTCAAAGATCGCACGCAGCAAGGCTTCCCCACTGTGAAG TTGGAGGGTGTGAATGAACCAGTGGTGCTGCAGGTGTTTGTTGCAAATGATGCTGGGCGTGTGAAGCCTCATGGATTTTACCAAGCCTGCAGGGTGACGGGACGTAACACAACTGCCTGTAAGGAGGTGGACATAGAAGGCACCACAGTCATTGAAGTGAATCTCGAACCAAGCAATGGGATGACCCTGGC GGTGGATTGCGTGGGGATTCTGAAGCTGAGGAATGCGGACGTGGAGGCTCGTATAGGAGTCGCTGGTTCTAAAAAGAAGAGCACTCGTGCCCGTCTGGCATTCAGGGTGAACATTCCTCGGCCAGACGGTTCCGTCCTCACCCTACAGACCACCTCCTCACCCATCCTCTGTA CCCAGCCTGCAGGATTACCTGAGATTCTAAAGAAGAGTCTGCATAGTTGTCCAGTGACTGGAGGGGAAGAGGTCTTCATCATTGGGAAGAACTTTCTGAAGGGAACCAAAGTCATCTTTCAGGAGAATGTCTCAG aTGAGAGCTCCTGGCAGGCTGAGGCAGAGATTGATATGGAGCTGTTTCATCAG AACCATTTAGTGGTGAAGGTCCCTCCATACCATGACCTGACGGTAACCTCCCCTGTATCCGTTGGCATTTCTGTGGTTACAAATGCCGGAAAAACACATGACCTGCAACCTTTTACATACACTCCTCAACCAG AGAAAGTTGATGTGCCTGTGAAGTCAGAGGTGCCAGCCACAACTAAGCCTTGTACATATGAAGAACAGATGAAAG CAATGCAGACTGGGACAACTTGTCTGAACAGTACCTTGATGGCCCCATTGATGTCCATGGTCAAACGCGAAGAGGTCACTCCTATGGAAGTTTCTAGTAATCCTACAGCACAAACAGTTTTTAAG TCCACAGAGGTTCTAGGTTCAGCTCCGCAGATCTTGGAGATTAGTACCGTCCTACCCAACACAAGCAACAAATCTTATCCTAGCCCTGTGCCTCTGCAAACAGGGGACACACAACAGCCCCAGGCACAAATTTTTAGCACCCCAGAGCCACTGACCACCATTCAGAAGCAGGACATTACCCCCACAACATCCTTCCAAGTGTCCTTGTCAGAAGACACCACTGTTCTTCAGCCTGTGCCTCCACAGGTCCCTCAGCAGTTCCTGCGGGAGACCCCTGAGACTCTTTCCCCTGAAGAGAACAGTGCTGATGGCAGTGGGATGTTAGTTGTAGGGATTCCCCAAATGGTTGATTCAAGGCCTCCTCCATCCCAACAACCCCAAGTCCAGTCTCTCATACCCCAAGACGGGGTGGCTCAACTGGAAAGGGCTGTGCGTGAGCTCCAGGCTCAGCAGCAACTGAATTCTGTACTATATAGTCCTACACCCTCTGCAGAGAGTCTGCAGCAACACGTCCAGGAAAACATGAACAGCCTTTGTTTGGGTGGCAATGAAAACACCCTGACCaaccaacagcaacagcagcaacaacagagTATTTTAGAGAATCTGCAGCAGCAACATCAGAAAGCACTTGAAGATCTTAAGCATCAACAAACGGTCCTGGAGAATCTACAGCAACATCAAAAGGTTTTGGAGAATttgcaacagcaacaacagcaacaagttCTTGAGAACTTGCAACAGCCGCCACATCAGAAGGTTTTGGAGAatctacaacaacaacagcaacagcatcaGCAAGTTCTTGAGAACCTTCAGCAACAAAACACTCTGGTAAACCTACAGCATCAGAAAGTTTTAGATAATcttcaacagcagcagcagcaccagaATAACTTGGAGAACCTCCAGCAACAACAAGAACATCAGAAAGTCCTAGAGAACCTGCAGCAACAGTTACAATCAGAGCTGCTTCCACCGCAAGTCCCTATGCAGTGTGCTCCAAGCTTTCCAAGAGGACCTCAGACAGAGATGACAGAGCAGCAGGGAACGGCACAAGTGGTAATGCAGGGCCAGGGCAGTCTGTCGCAGTCGTCTGAAGGCTTTCTCCAGAGTACATcccagcagcagcaacagcaacaagcaACACTTTTCCAACAAGCGGGAGGACTCTTGACCATCCAGACCCCCAGTTTCCTTCAGCAACCACCATCTCACCCCTCTCCTCCACAGCAGCTGTTCCAAAACCGTAACCCTTTGACAGAAACACAAGACCCTCAGAGTGGTCTCTTTGGTGCCTCAAAGACTACCCAGGTCCAAGCGGCCCTGTTCCCAAACACTATGACAATGTTGACAAGCTCTAGTCTCCCTTCTGAGCAGCAGGCTACATCCGCCACTCTGTTTATCTCCCAAAGCGTGCTGCCTAGCCAGTTATCAGCGGACAACAATCCAaatcaacaacagcagcaaccgATAACTTTCCTTACCCCCATGCCAACGTCAGCGTCCGATTCTCCAACAGTGTCACTTTTTCAGGGACAGGTGCAGTTGGCCACACCTATGGAACAGCAGCAGAGTACCCCCATGGAGCAACAGCAGTCtccacagcaacagcaacaaccaaCAGCCCAGCAAGCCTCCCTGTTCCAGACTATGACATCACTCCCCCAGAGTCAGTCCCAGCCACAGCCCCAGACTGGCATACTGTTCTGTGCAAGTCCCATTAACCCTCAAGATTTGCCGCAGTCTCTGATCTTTAGTGGTCAGAGCCAGGGTCCTATTGGCAGTGAAAACCTACCGCAGAACATCTTTCAGGACCAGCAGCCCATGCAGGTAGTTCCAAGCTCAGGCAGTGTTCCTCCTAACAGTTCCCCAAACCAACAGTCAGGCTCGCCTGCCCAGGCATCACAGAGCCCCCAGATTCTTTTTTCCCAAACCGCTGTTGTGACCGTGACCCAGCAGGATCCCACAGAGCCCATGTCCTTCCAGGACCAGAGCTCTGTCGTTGGCGATTCTGCAACCAACATGCCCTCCTCTCAACCGGGACTCTTCCAAGACCAGCAACCTATGCAGGTCGTCCCGAGCCCCAGCAACGTTGCCTCCGTCTCCTCGGACCAACCCTCTGTAAACATCTTCTTGCCCCAGTCAGCCATGTCGGCCCTCCAGGGAGGTGTTGGTGCTCAGGAGTTACCTCAGGCTGCTACGGCAGCAGCTATCTTTACTGGGCAGAGCGGGGTGGCTGTCAGAGGGCCTCAGAACAACACAACCTCTTCCAATCAGCAACCTCCGGACCAGATATTTCAGGCAGCTATGGGTGGGACCCTTAGCCAGCCTGGACAGCCAGGGCAAACAAGCCTGTTCTTGTTTGAAATACCCAATG CAGAATGTGGGCAGCTGATAAATACTTCTGGTCCTACATTGTCCGATCAGCTCGTCACCATTGGACACGCTGGCCCCAGTCAAACCCAGAATCAGCTTCAGAGCAGCGCACAGATCCAGACCCTACTGGACCAGTCCAACAATATGAACAACACCCAGAACATGGTAAAGATTGACGAGCTCTTGGAGAGCCTTCAGGAACAGGGGAAAAACCTTTCGGGAGATTTTTAG
- the dbndd1 gene encoding dysbindin domain-containing protein 1, with product MEAQADSNTAERNKERDFQKLLKSSSSASLTNEASHNASSELAGTPGPHCGQVLTSERRQPLSSVSSLEVHFDLLDLTELTDMSDQELGEVFADSDEENHNGSPANQQKHPLPRFPHSGYVRSPSWTRGAKGEQPRDRKHHSDSENTEPLLKIERSLSQQP from the exons ATGGAGGCTCAGGCAGACTCAAACACTGCAG AgcgaaacaaagaaagagatttCCAAAAGCTTCTGAAGTCCTCCAGTTCAGCCAGTCTCACCAATGAGGCATCCCACAATGCTTCAAGCGAGCTGGCTGGTACTCCAGGCCCTCACTGTGGGCAGGTGCTGACCAGTGAAAGACGAC AGCCCTTGAGCAGTGTGTCCTCTCTGGAGGTGCACTTTGACCTCTTAGACCTGACGGAACTCACTGATATGTCCGACCAGGAGCTTGGGGAGGTGTTTGCCGACTCTGATGAGGAGAACCATAATGGCTCACCAGCAA aTCAGCAGAAGCACCCATTGCCACGGTTTCCTCACAGTGGTTACGTTCGTTCACCCTCCTGGACCAGGGGTGCCAAAGGAGAACAGCCCAGAGATCGAAAACATCACAGTGACTCGGAGAACACAGAGCCCTTACTGAAGATAGAGCGCTCCCTGTCTCAGCAGCCCTGA